The following proteins are co-located in the Nocardioides piscis genome:
- a CDS encoding TetR family transcriptional regulator: MAPSRAERKEQTRTAILEAALRLTVDSSLVAISLRQVAKEVGIVPTAFYRHFDSIESLGVALVDESFIPLRALLRDVWRQAPQLTDLVDGSLSVVAVDVRRHAASYAFIVRERSAGPPRVRAAVRHEIELISQELAADVSGLQGSEALSAKDLELVADLIVSFVVTTVERLTEDPAAEVQILARTRTQILMLLVGALNWRSRD, translated from the coding sequence ATGGCGCCGTCGCGCGCCGAGCGCAAGGAGCAGACCCGGACGGCCATCCTCGAAGCCGCCCTGCGGCTGACCGTCGACTCGAGCCTGGTCGCGATCTCGCTGCGCCAGGTCGCCAAGGAGGTCGGCATCGTCCCGACCGCGTTCTATCGTCACTTCGACTCCATCGAGTCACTCGGCGTGGCGCTGGTCGACGAGAGCTTCATCCCGCTCCGGGCGCTGCTCCGCGACGTATGGCGACAGGCACCCCAGCTCACCGACCTCGTCGACGGCTCGCTGTCCGTGGTCGCGGTCGACGTGCGCAGGCACGCAGCGAGCTATGCGTTCATCGTCCGCGAGCGCTCGGCAGGACCGCCGCGGGTGCGGGCAGCGGTCCGCCACGAGATCGAGCTGATCAGCCAGGAGCTCGCTGCGGACGTCAGTGGGCTGCAGGGCAGCGAGGCACTCTCGGCCAAGGACCTCGAGCTCGTCGCCGACCTGATCGTGTCGTTCGTGGTGACCACGGTCGAGCGCCTGACCGAGGATCCCGCAGCCGAGGTGCAGATCCTGGCCAGGACCCGCACACAGATCCTGATGCTCCTCGTCGGGGCACTCAACTGGCGTTCGCGCGACTGA
- a CDS encoding zinc-binding dehydrogenase, protein MFAVYADAFSSDDPLSGLVVGERPDPVAPDGWTTVTVKAASLNHHDLWSLRGVGLKQESLPMILGCDAAGLDEEGNEVVVHAVISDPAWSGDETLDPKRSLLSERHQGTFADKVVVPRSNVIAKPASMSFEEAACLPTAWLTAYRMLFTQGGLKAGDTVLVQGAGGGVATALITLARAGGLKVFATSRDESKRHRALEIGAHEVFESGARLPVKVDAVMETVGRATWSHSIRALRPGGKIVISGATSGPDLQDAELTRIFFLQLQVIGSTMGTRSELASLVTLLDASGLRPLIDRVVPMEQAHDAFAAMAAGDVFGKLVLTR, encoded by the coding sequence ATGTTCGCCGTGTATGCCGACGCCTTCTCCTCCGACGACCCGCTCTCCGGCCTGGTGGTGGGCGAGCGACCCGACCCGGTCGCGCCTGATGGCTGGACCACGGTCACGGTCAAGGCTGCGAGCCTCAACCACCACGACCTGTGGTCGCTGCGCGGGGTCGGTCTCAAGCAGGAGTCACTCCCGATGATCCTGGGTTGCGACGCAGCGGGTCTCGACGAGGAGGGCAACGAGGTCGTCGTCCACGCCGTGATCAGCGACCCCGCCTGGTCGGGTGACGAGACCCTCGACCCCAAGCGGTCGCTCCTCTCGGAGCGCCACCAGGGCACCTTCGCCGACAAGGTCGTGGTGCCCCGGAGCAACGTGATCGCGAAGCCTGCGTCGATGAGCTTCGAGGAGGCAGCCTGCCTGCCGACGGCATGGCTCACCGCCTACCGGATGCTGTTCACCCAGGGCGGGCTCAAGGCCGGCGACACGGTCCTGGTGCAGGGCGCCGGTGGCGGCGTCGCGACCGCCCTGATCACCCTCGCCCGCGCCGGTGGCCTCAAGGTGTTCGCCACCAGCCGCGACGAGTCCAAGCGCCACCGGGCGCTGGAGATCGGCGCGCACGAGGTGTTCGAGTCGGGCGCACGACTTCCGGTCAAGGTGGATGCCGTGATGGAGACGGTGGGCCGGGCGACCTGGTCGCACTCGATCCGGGCCCTGCGCCCCGGCGGCAAGATCGTCATCAGCGGCGCGACCAGTGGCCCCGACCTCCAGGACGCCGAGCTGACCCGCATCTTCTTCCTCCAGCTGCAGGTCATCGGGTCCACCATGGGCACGCGTTCCGAGCTCGCCTCGCTGGTCACCCTGCTCGACGCATCCGGCCTGCGTCCCCTGATCGACCGGGTCGTGCCGATGGAGCAGGCACACGACGCCTTCGCTGCCATGGCCGCAGGTGACGTCTTCGGCAAGCTCGTCCTGACCCGATGA
- a CDS encoding SDR family oxidoreductase produces the protein MSTVRTHVLTGATSGIGAALARALAERGDALVLLARDEEKAATLCVELPQAQVLVADLAEPGTLNGLGRQVDGPVHSLVHAAGVVELAPVSRLRLVDLEEQLAVNLTAPAVLTRELLPHLRQGGGSVVFVNSTSGLSASADWSAYAASKAGLRAFADALRAEEAEHGVRVTSLFPSRTATPMQEKVHEQEGRHYDASEWISPQTVAGTILHVLDLPADATLPDVTVRPFRARTP, from the coding sequence ATGAGCACCGTCCGGACGCACGTCCTGACGGGGGCCACCTCGGGGATCGGTGCGGCCCTGGCGCGAGCCCTGGCCGAGCGGGGCGACGCGTTGGTGCTCCTCGCCCGCGACGAGGAGAAGGCGGCGACGCTGTGTGTCGAGCTTCCGCAGGCGCAGGTCCTCGTCGCCGACCTCGCGGAGCCCGGGACCCTCAACGGCCTGGGCCGCCAGGTCGACGGACCCGTGCACTCGCTCGTGCACGCGGCAGGCGTTGTCGAGCTCGCGCCCGTCTCGAGGCTGAGGCTCGTCGACCTCGAGGAGCAGCTCGCGGTCAACCTGACCGCACCGGCCGTCCTGACGCGTGAGCTGCTGCCCCACCTGCGGCAGGGCGGAGGCAGCGTCGTCTTCGTCAACTCCACCTCCGGTCTCTCGGCGAGCGCCGACTGGTCGGCCTATGCCGCCTCCAAGGCCGGGCTGCGAGCCTTCGCGGACGCTCTCCGGGCGGAGGAGGCCGAGCACGGCGTCCGGGTCACGTCGCTCTTCCCGAGCCGCACGGCGACCCCGATGCAGGAGAAGGTCCACGAGCAGGAGGGCCGCCACTACGACGCTTCTGAGTGGATCAGTCCCCAGACAGTGGCCGGCACGATCCTGCACGTGCTCGACCTGCCCGCCGACGCCACGCTCCCCGACGTGACGGTCAGGCCCTTTCGAGCACGAACACCCTGA
- a CDS encoding DUF6104 family protein has translation MYFTDRGLEELERRRGDEEVTLAWLAEQLQAFVDTYPEFETPVERFATWLARLDDPED, from the coding sequence ATGTATTTCACCGATCGGGGCCTGGAGGAGCTCGAGAGGCGGCGAGGTGACGAGGAGGTCACCTTGGCCTGGCTCGCCGAGCAGCTCCAGGCCTTCGTCGACACCTATCCCGAGTTCGAGACACCGGTCGAGCGCTTCGCCACCTGGCTGGCGCGCCTCGACGACCCGGAGGACTGA
- a CDS encoding nitroreductase family deazaflavin-dependent oxidoreductase, with the protein MGLAADLGYQHGRANPLRRGVRWLGGTKAGGWLFSRTLRHLDTAIARLSRGRHSAPGLLTGLAVLQVTTTGRKSGQPRSSHLIATPYGDTLALLGTNFGQAGTPAWVLNLEADPRAVVTYRGARVDAVARPATPSEAAEIFEIATGFYAGYRNYRERVGAQRRIRVFVLERA; encoded by the coding sequence ATGGGACTCGCTGCCGACCTCGGCTATCAGCACGGCCGGGCCAATCCGCTGCGACGCGGGGTGAGATGGCTGGGCGGCACCAAGGCGGGTGGCTGGCTCTTCTCACGCACCCTGCGGCACCTCGACACGGCCATCGCCCGGCTCTCGCGCGGGCGGCACAGCGCGCCCGGGCTGCTCACCGGGCTTGCGGTGCTCCAGGTGACGACGACCGGCCGCAAGTCCGGGCAACCTCGAAGCAGCCACCTCATCGCGACGCCGTACGGCGACACCCTGGCGCTGCTCGGCACCAACTTCGGACAGGCCGGCACCCCCGCGTGGGTCCTCAACCTCGAGGCCGACCCGCGAGCAGTCGTCACCTACCGCGGCGCGCGGGTGGACGCGGTGGCGCGACCGGCGACCCCCTCGGAGGCGGCTGAGATCTTCGAGATCGCGACCGGCTTCTATGCCGGCTACCGCAACTACCGCGAGCGGGTCGGCGCCCAGCGGCGGATCAGGGTGTTCGTGCTCGAAAGGGCCTGA